The following are from one region of the Paenibacillus protaetiae genome:
- a CDS encoding helix-turn-helix domain-containing protein: protein MQEHWGNAADGYRGIQFGFEWNTLLYIEKKVLYGEEPVLYYQFRTRKDGDGLRVVPDGCVDLLFCCDPARPFAMVCGSVLAGQRITFLNDTDYFGVRLTPALSMQIPGLPLKELVEVQAPIEQVWASYAHASEQIAACRGLNERIRYFERLGRNMLSAQEDMTGLVTYCLHAVHASKGLVPVQELSAYTGYSERYVRTKFENALGMPPKMYNRIIRFQHALRSMMADGVLLMDVADSHGYYDQAHFAKEFKTFTGMTPRQLQQERAGGVGR from the coding sequence ATGCAGGAACATTGGGGAAACGCCGCAGACGGTTATCGCGGCATTCAGTTCGGATTTGAATGGAACACTTTATTGTACATAGAGAAGAAAGTGCTGTACGGCGAAGAGCCGGTGTTGTATTACCAGTTTCGGACCAGGAAGGACGGGGACGGATTAAGGGTGGTGCCGGACGGCTGCGTCGACCTGCTGTTCTGCTGTGATCCGGCCCGCCCGTTTGCTATGGTTTGCGGCAGTGTGCTCGCCGGGCAGCGGATAACGTTTTTGAACGATACCGATTATTTTGGCGTGCGGCTGACGCCTGCTCTCAGCATGCAAATTCCGGGGCTTCCGTTAAAAGAACTGGTCGAGGTGCAGGCGCCCATCGAACAAGTATGGGCTTCTTATGCGCATGCAAGCGAACAAATCGCCGCATGCCGCGGGCTGAATGAGCGCATCCGCTATTTTGAACGGCTGGGCAGGAACATGTTGTCCGCACAGGAAGACATGACCGGCTTAGTAACGTACTGCTTGCATGCAGTGCATGCCTCCAAAGGGCTTGTGCCGGTTCAGGAGCTGTCGGCGTATACCGGTTATTCGGAACGTTACGTCCGCACGAAGTTTGAGAACGCATTAGGCATGCCGCCCAAAATGTACAACCGCATTATCCGGTTTCAGCATGCGCTGCGCTCGATGATGGCGGACGGCGTGCTGCTGATGGATGTGGCGGACAGCCACGGTTACTATGACCAGGCGCATTTTGCCAAAGAGTTTAAAACCTTTACCGGAATGACGCCCCGGCAGCTGCAGCAGGAACGCGCCGGCGGCGTTGGCCGTTAA